A section of the Myxococcales bacterium genome encodes:
- the maf gene encoding septum formation inhibitor Maf produces MPENEISGATGAPLVLASASPRRRDLLTREDVRFEVIPADIPEEMQSDEAPAAFALRLAGEKALAVARRLGPHPPRWVLGADTIVVIDDDVLGKPTDAADAEQLLARLVGRTHSVITAFTLVQSDDCVLHSDWLESRVTMRAADAEEIRDYVATGEPMDKAGAYAVQGIGGTLVEKVAGSMDNVIGLPVAEVLAKWASLCEER; encoded by the coding sequence ATGCCCGAGAACGAAATCTCCGGAGCCACCGGTGCTCCCCTGGTCCTCGCAAGCGCTTCACCAAGGCGACGCGATCTACTGACACGCGAGGACGTCCGCTTCGAAGTGATCCCCGCGGACATTCCCGAGGAAATGCAATCAGACGAAGCACCAGCCGCCTTTGCCTTGCGCCTCGCGGGCGAGAAGGCGCTGGCCGTGGCCCGGCGCTTGGGCCCGCATCCACCTCGCTGGGTGCTGGGGGCGGACACCATTGTCGTGATCGACGATGACGTACTGGGCAAGCCCACAGATGCGGCCGACGCAGAGCAGTTGTTGGCGCGGCTCGTCGGGCGAACCCACAGCGTCATTACGGCGTTTACCCTGGTGCAAAGCGACGACTGCGTGTTGCACAGCGACTGGCTCGAGAGTCGCGTAACGATGCGAGCCGCGGATGCCGAGGAAATCCGCGACTATGTCGCGACCGGCGAGCCCATGGACAAAGCCGGGGCCTACGCCGTGCAAGGGATTGGTGGGACTCTGGTAGAAAAGGTCGCGGGGAGTATGGATAACGTCATCGGACTGCCCGTCGCGGAAGTGCTCGCAAAATGGGCCAGCCTCTGCGAAGAAAGGTAA